The window TGCTATTGAATTAGCTGTAAAGGAAAAAGGAGCTGCGCAGATGTCATTCGACACAATGGTGCTAAGTGGGCCTAAAACAGCTTCTCCTCACGGAACTCCTGGAGACCGTAAAATACAAAAAGGTGACTTTGTACTTTTTGACTTAGGCGTAGTTTACAAAGGCTATTGCTCAGACATTACTCGTACAGTAGCATTCGGTGAACCTACTCCAGACAAACGTGAAATATATGAAACGGTTCGCCGAGCAGAAGAGGCAGCGGTTGAAGCAGTAAAACCTGGCATTACTGCAATGGAACTTGATAAAATTGCGAGAGATGTTATTACAGAAGCTGGTTACGGTGAGTATTTTACACATCGTTTAGGACATGGACTTGGAATTTCAGTTCATGAATTCCCATCGATTACTGGTGTAAACGATATGAAACTTGAAACAGGCATGGTATTTACAATCGAGCCAGGTATTTATCACCCGGATATTACTGGTGTTCGTATAGAAGATGATGTAGTTGTAACAGAAAATGGAGTAGAAGTTTTAACAAAGTTCCCAAAAGAATTACAAATTTTATAATAGATTTTGGAAAGCACTGTGAATCATCTGCAGTGCTTTTTTAGTTTTCAAATACCTTTACAAGTGGCCACATACGTACTTCGATCTTTTTCGAGTAATGTAAGATTGGTTTATCATTTTCTATAGAAAACCCCAGACTAGAGAGCATTGTGTTCACTTTTATTTCAGACTCTGCATTTTGCAGCAGCCATGGATGATGCAAAATGTCACAACGCAAAGGAATACCTCTCCCATTTAACGTATAAAGACAATATCGTTCGACCAACCATTCATCAAATGATCCCTGTTTAGCAAAATATGGCTCTGAGACTGGACGATAATCAGCTATGAACTGTGCATCCCCACTCTTCCTTCTACTCTCATATCCAATCACATCGCCATGTTTTTCGACTTTCATTTGCGCATGGATATATGGTAAGTGATAAAATGTTCTAGCTACTTTTACAGCAAGAAGATTCTTTGCATCTAGACTAAAAAAGTATACTCCTGGTTTTCCATCAATCGTTACATATGTCCGAACATTCAGCTCTGGAAATTTATCGGTTCCTGGAACAGGAGGTAATCCACGCAATCGAATACTTGTCATGTGAAACGGTACTACACCGATCCAACACATGCCATCATAAGTATCTAGAGGAAATACTTCAGGAACTAGTTTACGTAAGACATCGAATCTAACCGGAAAATGAGCAAAAAGCAAATCATTCCAAGTTTGCTTCATTACCCATGGCAGGTTAGGTAGTGGCCAAAGTCTGTGACCAGCATCCCAGTTCATTTCTTTAGATTGATAGTAATCTGTCATATTTCTCTAGCTCCTTTTCCCAATATATTAATACATACTCATATATGCCTATTGTGCCCCCGATACCTTTATTAGAATATCAAGTATCCAACATAAGCAAAAACAAATCCGCCCAAATAAGTAGCAAGGAAATACATCAGCCATGATTTAGGATACTTTTGTAAAGAATATAATTCTTTATTAAATGTAGAAAAGGTTGTAATGGAACCTAGGAGCCCTGTTCCAATTAAAACCATGTAAATTTCTCCTGCCTGACCACCGACCAACATACCAAGTAAAAAGGCTCCAACAAGGTTCACTAAAAGGGTTCCATATGGAAATGCACCACTTGTGCTTTTGTTCAGCTTTTTGGAAATAATATATCGAATATTTGCACCTATAAATCCTGCAATACCTACTAAGATGATACTCATTTAGTCACCTCATTTTTCCAGCCAACATTACTCATAATTATTCCACCTACAACGCTAAGCGTAATATAAATTATTGCAAGAACAATTTGTCCATTCTCTATCATCGTTATCGTTTCCACACTAAATGCGGAAAAGGTTGTAAAAGATCCTAAAAAACCTGTTCCAATAGCAGTCTTCAATTTATAAGAAAAGGGTAGTGATCTCGAGGTTATAAAAGCCAATGCATAGCATCCAACCAAATTGACCAATAAAGTAGCGAATGGAAACCCTGATTCAGGTATCATAAAAACACCTATCAAATATCTTGCAATTGCCCCTAAAGAACCTGCGAATCCTATGTACATATACACCATGAAGATCACCCCATTAACTAGAAATCACTCAAAGCATTATTGCCTCGAGTGATTGATATAAAAATATTAATTTAAAAGCGAAGTTACATCCACATAAGGTAGGTCCTGTGCTTCTGCAACTGCTTTAAAGGTAACATGTCCAGCTAAAGTATTCAGCCCCTTTTGAAGAGAAAGATTATCTAGACATGCTTGTCTATAGCCTTTGTTGGCAATTTGTAGCGCATACGGTATTGTCGCATTTATTAGCGCCATTGTAGAAGTTCTTGGTACAGCTCCAGGCATATTGGCAACAGCGTAATGTACTACTCCATGCTTTTCATACGTCGGGTTATCATGTGTTGTAATGCGATCAGAAGTTTCGAAAATCCCACCTTGGTCGATTGCAATATCAATAACAACAGAACCAGGAGACATCGTTTTAATCATTTCCTCTGTTACTAGTTTCGGAGCTTTTGCACCAGGTATTAAAACACATCCAATAACTAAATCCGCTTCTTTAACTGCTTCTGCAATATTATACGGACTAGAAATCAATGTTTGGATGCTTGAGCCAAAGATATCCTCTAATTGGCGAAG is drawn from Psychrobacillus sp. INOP01 and contains these coding sequences:
- a CDS encoding Xaa-Pro peptidase family protein produces the protein MNQTEKIQSYLQTHQIDAAFITTPDNVFYFTGFRSNPHERLLGVVILKEASPFIICPKMEIPDAKAAGWDGEIIGHQDTENAWDILVQKITATAGNIQSLAIEKSHMTVERLEALEERIATLQVSRIDEKINDLRVIKSEEELVNMRKAAELADYAIEVGCKEIAEGKTELEILNAIELAVKEKGAAQMSFDTMVLSGPKTASPHGTPGDRKIQKGDFVLFDLGVVYKGYCSDITRTVAFGEPTPDKREIYETVRRAEEAAVEAVKPGITAMELDKIARDVITEAGYGEYFTHRLGHGLGISVHEFPSITGVNDMKLETGMVFTIEPGIYHPDITGVRIEDDVVVTENGVEVLTKFPKELQIL
- a CDS encoding YqjF family protein, with amino-acid sequence MTDYYQSKEMNWDAGHRLWPLPNLPWVMKQTWNDLLFAHFPVRFDVLRKLVPEVFPLDTYDGMCWIGVVPFHMTSIRLRGLPPVPGTDKFPELNVRTYVTIDGKPGVYFFSLDAKNLLAVKVARTFYHLPYIHAQMKVEKHGDVIGYESRRKSGDAQFIADYRPVSEPYFAKQGSFDEWLVERYCLYTLNGRGIPLRCDILHHPWLLQNAESEIKVNTMLSSLGFSIENDKPILHYSKKIEVRMWPLVKVFEN
- a CDS encoding CrcB family protein, which translates into the protein MSIILVGIAGFIGANIRYIISKKLNKSTSGAFPYGTLLVNLVGAFLLGMLVGGQAGEIYMVLIGTGLLGSITTFSTFNKELYSLQKYPKSWLMYFLATYLGGFVFAYVGYLIF
- the crcB gene encoding fluoride efflux transporter CrcB, whose amino-acid sequence is MVYMYIGFAGSLGAIARYLIGVFMIPESGFPFATLLVNLVGCYALAFITSRSLPFSYKLKTAIGTGFLGSFTTFSAFSVETITMIENGQIVLAIIYITLSVVGGIIMSNVGWKNEVTK